The following nucleotide sequence is from Macaca fascicularis isolate 582-1 chromosome 15, T2T-MFA8v1.1.
TGATGGATTCAGAAGCTCATGAAAAGAGGCCACCAATACTAACATCTTCAAAACAAGATATATCACCTCATATTACAAATGTTGGTGAGATGAAGCATTACTTGTGTGGCTGCTGTGCAGCCTTCAACAATGTCGCAATCACATTTCCCATTCAGAAGGTCCTCTTTCGACAACAGCTGTATGGCATCAAAACACGGGATGCAATACTTCAGTTGAGAAGGGATGGATTTCGAAATTTGTATCGTggaatccttcccccattgaTGCAGAAGACGACTACACTTGCACTTATGTTTGGTCTCTATGAAGATTTATCCTGCCTTCTCCACAAGCATGTCAGTGCTCCAGAGTTTGCAACCTGTGGCGTGGCGGCAGTGCTTGCAGGGACCACAGAAGCAATTTTCACTCCACTGGAAAGAGTTCAGACATTGCTTCAAGACCACAAGCATCATGACAAATTTACCAACACTTATCAGGCTTTCAAGGCACTGAAATGTCATGGAATTGGAGAGTATTATCGGGGCTTGGTGCCCATTCTTTTCCGGAATGGACTCAGCAATGTCTTGTTTTTTGGCCTTCGAGGTCCCATTAAGGAGCATCTGCCTACCGCGACGACTCACAGTGCTCATTTGGTCAATGATTTTATCTGTGGAGGTCTATTGGGTGCCATGTTGGGATTCTTGTTTTTTCCAATTAATGTTGTAAAAACTCGCATACAGTCTCAGATTGGTGGGGAATTTCAGTCTTTCCCCAAGGTTTTCCAAAAAATCTGGCTGGAACGGGACAGAAAACTGATAAATCTTTTCAGAGGTGCCCATCTGAATTACCATCGGTCCCTTATTTCTTGGGGCATAATCAATGCAACTTATGAGTTCTTGTTAAAGGTTATATGAAAAATACCATCAGTTAAGTGCCATTTTATCAACTGAATAGACCTTCTAAGAAGAATGCAGTTTGACCTCTTTCTTAATTGGCCGAATACAAGTTGGTGTCATGACTCCAGGGCACAGTGAGTTATGGGCAAAGCTATTTTCCTTCAgcatcaacaaaacaaaataaaaggttcCAGTAGGAAAtacaaagttttttgttttgttttgttttctggttttttttttttttttttatcattaccTAAGAGCTTTAGGCTAATTGCCTGGAAAATAGCTGTCCATCTGATGGCCTTTGACAGGGAACCTAATCCCCAAGATAGGATTCTTTTTCTCTCAAACCGGTCTTGAAGTCTCCTGCATTGAAACATAAGTGGCTGTGACTGGCCAGAGAGAAGGTCCTCAGGGGCCAGGGGCTCCTCAAGCTTCCTTTGTTACTCCATTGCTTGCTTCTCTGCCCTCAGGAGCAGCTGCAGAGGACTTTCTTCATTAGGCTCAAGCATATGACAAAGGGGCAGAACAGAGAAGACAAACAGCTTATTAGGTATAGCCTTTTCATGATAAATTGCttgtattatttttgaaactaaGCACCTGTTGGATAGTCATTGTACTGTCTCTGTTTAGATATGGTAGATCAAGGAGCTATGAAAGTTCCCGTTTTGCTTTCTAGGTTTGGAAGTTTTCTGTTTGATTCTGACTGTGACCTTCAGCCCTTCCAGAATGTCCttataatttcacttatttcatTGCCAAAAGATGGAGGGACTTAAATTTTGTTATAGGTGTTCCATCCTGTTAACaagttttcattttgtgtatAGATCAAATTCTGTTTAGCTTGGTTCCTTTCAGTTACTGGTGCCATCTCAGCAAAGGTCTGTGGTTATTTTTCCCCTTGAGTAGGAGTTGGTCATATTCAAACATCCTGTTCTCTTAAAACtctccttttaaaaagtaaacgcTTCCATAACATTTTGTTTTGGAAGTCTATTAATGGAATCCCACTTACTTCCCCCTAGTTTCTAAATGTTACAGAGGGGGGAAAAGACTCAGGATAGTTTTAACCACCGCCCCCCCCCCGGCCCTCCGAATGTTCGCTGTCTTTTATTTTACTCTTGGAAATAGAGACTCCATTAGGGTTTTGACACTTTGGGAACCCCGTTTTACCATTGTGTCAGTAAAACAGTAAGATAATTTGAGAGCATACAATCTAAATAAAGACATTTGAAGGGTTAGTTTGAATTCTAAAAGTAGGTAATAGCCAAATAGCATTCTCATCCCTTAACAGACGAAAACTTTGTCAAAGgaattagaaaatgtgaaaatattttttccagatgAAACTCATATGCCACTTCCAATTGACTAATGAAATACAAGAGACAGACTGAAAAAGTGGATTATGAATCTTAAAACCCTTTCTGTAAATATTATGTAGCTAAAGATTGATTTCCAGCTTCTGACATGACAGTAGGTTTCTTGTTaaccagtttttcttctttctgggtaATTGCATGTGAATATATGCACATACTGACCAAAATAAAATCGGGGCCGCAACTTGGTAGTTTACTGAAAGTTCCTGGGCAAATAGTCCATAAAAGCTGTTTACCTCTAAATGCACTATGGCTGGTTAAATACAGTGAACATCCTTCTTCCAGCTGTAAAGGATGAAGTGTATTAAGCATTGGCCAGGCAGTAATAAAGGTAAATAGCTCTACAGCAGCTCTGTCTGACAATGTTGTGCTGGATATTGCAGTTTGTTTTCAAGGTGCAGAtgtaaggatttaaaaaaaataataatttggcaCCAAATAAATATGAGTAGCGTCCTTTGGCCTATTAaatagagtcaggatttgaaggGAATTGAGtttgagaaatgaataaataaaggcaCCTTGGTGCCTGACCCCCTCGTTCATGTGTGTGACTCTGTCAGTAGGTGTGTCCAGCTCCTCAGCCCAGGGCAGGTGGGTTAGCCTGGGAATAGACACCATTGGGCCTTTGGTTTTGTTGGGCTTCCTTTTGACTTTACACTCCATACAGGTGGTAGAAATCTGAGTTCTAAAGCACTTTTGTGAAATACAAGCAAAGTGAGAATTCTAAGGAAAATGCTTTGGTTTCTGCTGTCTCAAATAAGTGGcgtttaaaaacaattattaataaatatttttaatggttttaactcagttttttttttttttttttaatttctttgtcacTCTTTACAGCTTTTGAAGACCAAACTGCAAATACATTACCAGGGATGGTTTTGTGTTGTCCTATAGGCTTCTTAAATTTGACAAAAAATTTAGCAGAACTTGTAACCAACAGCTTTGAACTTGAAGTCAAAATGTATTGTTAATAAGAGATTCTAACTATTGCTTTTACCTTCAGTGTGAACTAGTGTGGTAACAACTTTGAAAaggcaggccaggcgtggtggcccatgcctgtaatcccagcactttgggaagccaaggcgggtggatcacttgaggtcaggagtttgagaacagcctggtcaacacggcgaaaccccatctctactaaaaatacaaaaaattagccgggtatggtggcacacgcctgtgatcccagctactcgggaggctgaggcaggagaatcgcttgaacctgggaggtggaggttgcagtgagctgagattgcaccactgcactccagcctggacgacagagcaagactctgtctcaaaaaaaaaaaaaaaaattgaaaagacaaaCATGATTGAATATCTGAAAAGCTTTAAAAGTGGCCTTTCTGTTACGTATGTGGCACAAATGGCTCATGAGTACAGGACACTTATGGTCTTGTGTTCTATACTTCATGTGTGATGCCACCAGAAATGTTATGGATTCTGTATTGAACACACTGAGAGTGGTATGAGCCCTCAGGACTGCACCACAGAGTAAACACAACCTTGATATGGTGACGAATATGTGTGTCTTTCTTGTTTCATTTGTGCTTGGGGACAAAATCGATGTCTTTGTCTAAATAGTCGATATTCATCTTAACATGGTTGGCTGTATAATCACCGGCTATATTGTGAACTGTGCAATAAAACAGAATCGTGTGTATATAATTACCTTTGGATACCTGAAATTCCCAAGCTTGGTTACAATGTAATGCTCAGTATAAGGCTGTGCAAACATGTAAGGGAATAATGGTGGTCGATGGGATATATGAAATGGGATCTAGAGGGCTTCGAGTGAAGCCAATCATGTTGAACTAACACTGTTTCAGTGTAGATGAAGTAGAGTGAGGCGTATGCAGTCATAAAATGAAGGGTGGGCAGGAGTTTACATTTGAAGAAAGGGTAAGCACTCAGACTtggtttcttttaaattaaaatatttcttttatcatgTGCAAATGCATATCAAAAACTTGAACAGGTATTCTCTTGAAATTTGAGGAGTTTTAGTTTTTAATGCTGTCTTTGCTTAATATTAAATATGTGTTGTGTGGGAGTCTCTAAATGTTTCCTCTTGAAGGTTCATTACTGAAAGTGGTTAAGCGCACAATGCTATTTTTGATAGTTTGAGTTTTATGACCATATGAGTTTAAATGAAATATGTTAAATGTTTCAgagttaacaattttttttttgataatttggaataaagtttgtttttgttttaaacaaacaaagtTTGTTTCACTCTTTTTGGTCTTCTCTTATGGTTGAGTAGTTCCTTAATACTAGCACGTTCCTTTTTTGTGGTATTAATAGATTAACCTGTTAGTCTTTTTATTGAGAAAACAGCACACTACCTTGGCTTTTAGCAACTTAACCTGGGAATGTGGCAGGTAAAACATTCCTTTGTCTATCCATCTTATTTGGTCAAGAGGGTTTCGTGTAAGTTTTTTTCCAGGTAGTTTAActgcaaagctttttttttttttttttgacagggtttctgttgcccaggctggagtgtagttgcacgatcatggctcactgtagccttgacttcctgggctcaagcgatccttccgcctcagcatcctgagtagctgggactacaggcacgtgccaccaaacccagctaatttttgtagagatggggtttcaccatgttgcccaggctggtcttgaactcctgggctcaagcagtccgcccaccttggcctcccaaaggtctgggattacaggcgtgagccaccgtacccggccacacattttatttcttaacgGTCTTCCTCATACAATAAACTTCCCTACTGAGTTTAAACTTTCTTGGTTTAGCTTCTCAGTACTTTCTGTTGTAATAGAGTACCCTCATGTAATGTTTACTCCCAAGTTAAATAGTCTGGATGTTtgtccttttcagttttttgtttgtttgtttggtttttttaaatacCTACTTTTGCTTTCAGAGCTGGTTAGGAGAGTGTGAAGCTTTAGCCACATTGTGAATTTGCTTGTTAAGTTTTAGGTTGTTTCCTGGCTTTAGAGATCGTTGGGATTGCCTGATAAGGACAGCAAGGTAAAGGAGCAGTCGCTTCTAAAAGTCCTGTTTTGGATGGAAATCCATCATAAAGAGAAAGTGCAATATCCTGAACTTGTAAATTTAGATTTGATAAAAAGGGTGTTTAATCATCATATCATCTGGTGAAATCTGTTAACCCACCTGTAGCAGCCTCTGTAGAGTTCTAGCAGCCACTGTAGAGTTCTAGACCTCCAGAGTGAGGAGTAGGTGTGACCAGGAACGGCCCTGGGGGATCTCTGCTTAGCTACAGAGCTCTCCCAATCCCCAAGAGACTGGCTTCCAtcttaaatctttttatttatttatttatttacttatttatttagagatggggtttcactcttgttgaccaggctggagtgcaatggtgtgatcttggctcactgcaacctccgacccctgggttcaagcgattctcctgcctcagcctcctgagtagctgggatttcaggcatgcgccaccacgcctggctaattttatatttttagtagagactgggtttctccatgttggtcaggctggtctcgaactcctgacctcaggtgatctgcctgccttgacctcccaaagtgctgggattacaggcatgagccaccgcgcctggctaccTTAAATCTATCTGACGTTCCCAACTAGGAAATTTTTTCTCCAAATGATTGTATCTgattttaaagtagaaattgaAGGTAAAATAGGATTTATCTCAGTTCTTATCTCCCTTCAATCTATTCTTcatattgtcaatttttttttttttttaaagatggtctctgtcgcccaggctggagtgcagtggcaaaatctcggctcactgcaacctccacctcctgtgttcaagcagttctcctgcctcagcctcctgagtagctgggattgcaggcatccgccaccacacccagctaaatttttattttttcaggagacagggttttgcgccgggctggtctcacactcctgacctcaagtgatccacctgccgtggcctcccaaagtgctgggattacaggcatgagccaccatgcccggccgtcagtaattttttaaaatgtcacttcaATAAGTGCCTTTCCTCTGTCATAAAGACCAGACACCTTGCTGTGGCCTACAGGAGACAGGATGATCCAGCCCTTGCCTCCCTTGCTCTCATCTCTAGCTAAAACTGCACTGctgtctctgcactccagccactgGCACTTCCTGATTACTTGGGGCATGCTGTACTCATCTTGCTCCCAGCTTCTGCCCATGTAGGTGCCCTCTGCCCTCAGCACTACCTTTCTCTACTTGGTTTATAGACTGCTGTCCTTCAGATCTCGCTTGAAATGTCACTTCCTTGGGGAAGCTGGCTTACACTCTCAGGACTCGGTTAGGTTCCCCTGTCGGACTCCTCCTATGTCACCATGTTTCTATTTTTCACAGCACTTACCTGTTTTAATTACATCGTGAATAGTTTTTGTTTGGATCTTGGGGAGCATGTATTCACTAGTACATTTTATTTGTGttctctaatttaaaattttttcatcttGCTTGATTTTTCTGCAGCTAAATTAGAAATTTGTAGTTTTCCCCCTAAAAAATGCAATGATGTTCTTTCTGTGATTTTCTGGTCACCTTTCTTCCAAGAAATCCATGTGCTCAAAGTGCTTGCTTGCAGTTTGCCCCATAATAAGTCATTGTTTAATCCAAAGATCTGAGCAGCAAACTGAGCTGATCCTTCTGGAGAAAGTATGGTTGAACAGCCGAGACCACTGGGTAGTTGAAGAGGAAACCACATATCCTGAACTCCTCAGTCTGGTGTGAGGGGAGGACAGCAGATAACTGAATGTGCAGTGTTCCCAAACATCACTGATCCCAAACCATTGCTTCTGCCTGCCACTGCCACAAATACAGTACGACTGCCACCCCTTCATACTCAGCTTTAATCCTCAGAGTTTCATCTGGTCCTTTATGTGCAGATGTTACTCGAAGTCCACATGGAATGCCAAAATTTCCACAGgccttgatttttttcatggTGACTAAGGTCAGAAGTAGAACCCATCAGTACTATAACACTGCActgactttctgatttcaaaagcaACTGTAATCTCTACAACCCATGCAAAGTTTTTCTGTACCATTTGGAACCCTTCAGGAGTTACACTGAAGCCTTGATACGACTGTTTATCTTTTggccagaagtggtggctcacgcctgtaatcccagcactttgggaggctaaggcaggaggattgcttgagcctgggcaacatggcaagactccgtctctatttttttttaataacatttttaaaaggatgatTAAAAGACTGTCTTTCTGTATTGGCTTTGATCTCCTGATGGTCACTGTCTCTAGGAATCATTATCAATAACATCAGTGAGAACAATTTCTTTGCTGGTCACATCAACACCAAATTCATTCTTCATATCAACCAGTGTACAGTTCTAGGGGGCAACCAGGATGTCTCCAGTATTTCAAAACAACCTATGTGGCATGACTCAGGATACCCACTTCAGTTTTATACCAAGTGCAGCAAAGCCAAATTTTGCTGCAGTTAGCTGTTCCCTAGACCACTGTGGGTCATGATTGGCATCATCCTTGAAAAACATCTCCATTTTAGGTGGGTAAAACTCATAGCCTTTCTTGGCACCAGGATTTCTTTTGAGTAAAGAACCAGTTGCTATTCTTCCGCAAACCATTCAGTTGGAATTATTTCACACTGGGGCACAATGAAAGCTGTCTCCTCACATTTTCTGGTAAAAGCAGTTTTAATACCTGCTTCCTGTAACAACAGAAAAATGCAACTGGTAATTTTATTTGAGGTTGCAACTTttccttccaggtgattctgactgCATTTCCTGCTGTCATCTGGCCCTTAGACTGCAGGACTTTTCCTGGCCTATTTAACAAACAATTCATAGACCTCTTTTGTTTTACCTTCACACAGTTTTTTAGCAATGTTCAGTACCTCAGCCATCACCGTTATCCTGAGTGGGATGAGAGTTGCACCCGTGCTGAGAGGCAGAAATCTCTGTTGTTAATATTTGATACctgttgctttatttatttatttattgacacagattctcactgtcacctaggctggagtgcattggtgcagtcttggcccactgcagcctcagcctcccaggctcaagcgatcctcccatctcttgccagtacctgggaccacaggtttgtgccaccacacccagctaaattttgtaattttttgtagagacagggtttcaccatgttgcctaggctggtctcaaacttctcagctcaagtgatccgcccacctcaccctcccaaagtgctgggattataggtgtgagccaccgtgcctggctctgtTGCCTCTTTAAAAAGCTAGtcctggcagggcacagtggctcacgcctgcaatctcagcattttgggtggccaagacaggaggatctcttgaacccaggagtttgagggttcaagtccagcctgggcaatgtagtaagaccttgtctcaaaaaaaaaaaaaaaaaatcaagaatgatGGGACACATGGATATTCAGTATCACAGCATTCTGGAATATCCTATGAAATGACCAAATAAAGGTCAGCTTTCATTTGTTAATGGGTCATGGAGGTCATCTAAGGAAAAGGTACTTTTTACAATACATCTCAAAGTACTGAATTGTTTTAGCTTGGGCttctataacaaagtaccatagactggatgaCTTAAATCAGGGTTCCCCAAC
It contains:
- the SLC25A51 gene encoding mitochondrial nicotinamide adenine dinucleotide transporter SLC25A51, which produces MMDSEAHEKRPPILTSSKQDISPHITNVGEMKHYLCGCCAAFNNVAITFPIQKVLFRQQLYGIKTRDAILQLRRDGFRNLYRGILPPLMQKTTTLALMFGLYEDLSCLLHKHVSAPEFATCGVAAVLAGTTEAIFTPLERVQTLLQDHKHHDKFTNTYQAFKALKCHGIGEYYRGLVPILFRNGLSNVLFFGLRGPIKEHLPTATTHSAHLVNDFICGGLLGAMLGFLFFPINVVKTRIQSQIGGEFQSFPKVFQKIWLERDRKLINLFRGAHLNYHRSLISWGIINATYEFLLKVI